In one Mucilaginibacter sp. PAMB04168 genomic region, the following are encoded:
- a CDS encoding SDR family oxidoreductase: MELKDLKGKRALVTGGTKGIGKAIADQLAQVGATVIISARAKPEDTTHHFIAADLTNADQVTALANEIKNTFGGIDILINNVGGLTTPGGGHSTLTDAHWQQELDLNLISAIRLDRILLPQMIEQKSGVIIHISSVAGKQALWNLNLAYAVSKAALNSYSKALATELADKGIRVLTVSPGATRTEPMVKFLNDYATSAGITPEEGMKQLMAQTGGIPMGRMAEPVEVAQLVHFLVSPSAAYLTGTIYAIDGGSLPVVG; encoded by the coding sequence ATGGAATTAAAAGATTTGAAAGGAAAAAGAGCACTTGTAACCGGTGGTACAAAAGGTATCGGTAAAGCAATTGCCGACCAATTAGCACAAGTAGGTGCAACAGTTATTATTAGTGCCCGAGCGAAGCCCGAGGATACAACTCATCACTTTATCGCGGCGGACCTAACAAATGCAGATCAGGTAACGGCGCTTGCTAACGAAATAAAAAATACTTTTGGCGGCATTGATATATTGATCAATAACGTAGGCGGGCTAACCACACCAGGTGGCGGGCATAGCACACTTACCGATGCACACTGGCAACAGGAGTTGGATCTGAATCTGATCTCTGCCATCAGGCTCGACAGAATATTGCTACCACAAATGATAGAACAAAAAAGCGGCGTGATCATACATATATCATCTGTTGCCGGTAAACAAGCATTATGGAACCTGAACTTGGCTTATGCTGTTTCGAAAGCCGCGCTGAACAGTTACAGTAAAGCTTTGGCCACCGAACTGGCCGACAAAGGCATACGGGTGCTTACGGTCTCACCTGGCGCTACCAGAACAGAACCGATGGTCAAATTCTTGAACGACTACGCAACTTCAGCTGGAATTACACCGGAAGAGGGAATGAAACAACTGATGGCACAAACCGGCGGAATACCGATGGGCCGTATGGCCGAGCCGGTAGAAGTGGCTCAACTAGTGCACTTTTTGGTGTCACCATCTGCTGCTTACCTGACAGGAACTATATACGCTATTGATGGCGGTTCGTTACCTGTGGTAGGATAG
- a CDS encoding FAD-dependent monooxygenase — MKKQVLISGASFAGLTLAYWLNKFGYGVTVVELGKDLRTAGSPIDVRGDALNVAIEMGIYDQIKANEFIHTDEIVDAEDQTLARFAINSLPEYLGDIEIHRGDLVKIIYESIAKNEVQIVFGNSISKLTQHDDRVEVSFENGESNAYDYVFGADGTHSTVRRLVFGPENDFKKFLGVYFAFAAADHIQTGRPKSTGIVYRELGKQAVIFQFKDAANAILVFRAPKLDWHYRDRERPKQILREYFAGNTNWKMPEILEAMLKANDLYFDEACQIQMPTWTKGRVALIGDAAYAPSFFTGMGTSLAMQGATLLAKELHANEDHQIAFKKYNEVFRPFVESVHARVDSSLRVQLPETLEELQASFEAWTNRQ; from the coding sequence ATGAAAAAACAAGTCTTAATATCCGGAGCCAGCTTTGCGGGGTTAACGCTGGCCTATTGGTTAAATAAATTTGGTTACGGCGTAACTGTAGTAGAATTAGGCAAAGACCTGAGAACAGCCGGGTCACCGATTGATGTACGTGGCGACGCCCTAAACGTAGCGATAGAAATGGGCATCTATGACCAAATAAAAGCCAATGAGTTTATACACACCGATGAGATTGTGGATGCAGAGGATCAAACACTTGCCAGGTTTGCCATTAATAGTTTGCCGGAGTATTTGGGTGATATTGAAATACACCGTGGCGACCTCGTGAAAATTATTTATGAGTCCATCGCAAAAAATGAGGTGCAGATAGTTTTTGGCAATAGTATATCCAAATTAACCCAGCATGATGATCGTGTGGAAGTATCCTTCGAAAACGGCGAAAGCAATGCTTACGACTATGTATTCGGCGCCGATGGTACCCATTCTACTGTGAGGAGGCTTGTATTCGGTCCCGAAAATGACTTTAAGAAATTTTTGGGAGTTTACTTTGCATTTGCTGCTGCGGATCATATCCAAACCGGTCGGCCAAAATCTACGGGTATTGTGTATCGCGAACTGGGTAAGCAGGCAGTGATCTTTCAGTTTAAAGATGCGGCGAATGCCATCCTTGTATTCCGTGCACCCAAACTCGATTGGCATTACCGTGATCGCGAGCGGCCAAAGCAAATTTTAAGGGAATACTTTGCAGGAAACACCAATTGGAAGATGCCGGAAATATTAGAAGCCATGCTTAAAGCCAATGATCTTTATTTTGATGAGGCCTGCCAGATCCAAATGCCAACCTGGACAAAAGGTAGGGTGGCATTGATTGGCGATGCCGCTTATGCGCCAAGCTTTTTCACCGGCATGGGTACCAGTTTGGCTATGCAGGGCGCAACGTTATTGGCCAAAGAGCTGCACGCCAACGAAGATCACCAAATTGCGTTTAAAAAGTATAACGAAGTCTTCAGGCCGTTTGTAGAAAGTGTTCATGCGCGTGTGGACAGTTCGCTACGGGTACAGTTGCCCGAAACGCTGGAGGAGCTACAGGCATCTTTTGAGGCTTGGACTAATCGACAGTAG
- a CDS encoding AraC family transcriptional regulator, translating to MNLNITADNPKSILEFTNKLGVVLEDVLQHVQVTLFKGLTFLPEMAMHFGSFYVLDDFTRVTGQSDILDGIGIVFHNIFESNADNGSNKQRNTVPMEPPYVRIFPYTLRQSLDFKKNTHVSHVSISISAGYLINFLKEEAEHFNYLFDSANNFWIEELMTDDILRTVNDIVKKEEPGAMKSFYYKTKAMELLYHLFTSLKKRDGAKGVKLSAKDVEAIYLVRDKIVSSLSEPKSIDILKQIAGMNELKLRKIFTQVFGMGIYDYYQHLRMKEAARLMREERFSVSEAGYEMGFENLGHFTKVFEKHMGKKPKKYIQSTMNALK from the coding sequence ATGAATTTGAACATCACTGCTGATAATCCCAAGAGCATACTCGAGTTCACAAATAAATTAGGGGTGGTTTTGGAAGATGTGTTGCAACACGTTCAGGTTACGTTGTTTAAAGGGCTTACTTTTTTACCCGAGATGGCCATGCACTTTGGCTCGTTTTACGTATTAGACGACTTTACCCGTGTAACGGGACAATCGGATATATTAGATGGTATAGGCATTGTCTTCCACAACATTTTTGAGAGCAACGCAGATAACGGATCAAATAAGCAGAGAAACACGGTGCCAATGGAACCGCCTTATGTACGCATCTTCCCATATACCCTCCGTCAATCTTTAGATTTTAAGAAGAACACCCATGTTTCTCATGTCTCTATCAGCATCAGCGCCGGGTATCTGATAAACTTTTTAAAGGAAGAAGCAGAGCATTTTAATTACCTTTTTGACAGCGCCAATAATTTCTGGATAGAAGAATTGATGACAGATGATATTCTACGCACAGTAAACGATATTGTAAAAAAGGAAGAGCCGGGTGCCATGAAGAGTTTTTATTACAAAACAAAGGCGATGGAATTGCTTTACCATTTGTTCACCAGTTTAAAAAAGCGCGATGGTGCAAAGGGTGTAAAACTGAGCGCGAAGGACGTCGAAGCTATTTATCTCGTTCGCGACAAGATTGTTTCTTCCCTAAGTGAGCCCAAAAGCATCGATATCTTAAAGCAAATTGCAGGCATGAACGAATTGAAGCTACGCAAAATTTTTACACAGGTATTTGGCATGGGTATTTATGACTATTACCAGCATTTACGCATGAAAGAAGCCGCGCGGCTGATGCGCGAAGAAAGATTTTCGGTATCAGAAGCGGGCTACGAAATGGGATTTGAAAACCTTGGGCATTTTACCAAAGTGTTTGAAAAGCATATGGGTAAAAAGCCTAAAAAATACATTCAAAGCACAATGAACGCCTTAAAGTAA
- the uvrA gene encoding excinuclease ABC subunit UvrA — translation MAKPNKDFPGFVKVRGAREHNLKNVDLDIPRNALVVFTGISGSGKSSLAFGTLYAEAQRRYLESVSPYARRLFNQMAIPEVDEIEGLPPAVALQQQRGAVSTRSSVGSVTTLSNLLRMLYSRAGDYPDGQGIIYAESFSPNTPEGACTECHGLGRVYEITEKTMVPDDTLTIREKAIAAWPSAWQGQNQRDILTTMGYDIDVPWKDIPKKDREWILFTEEQPVVPVYSGYSHEEIKRFIRNKRQPDYMGTFTGARRYVRHTFANSQSALMKKRVSQYMISSECPLCKGKRLRQESLSVKFAGYDIAELSRLALDKLATIFAPYGTGEAAALKKIQSVSPEKVEVAKRIAEDLVARLQVMLDLGLGYLTIERSTPTLSPGELQRLRLATQVRSNLFGVVYVLDEPSAGLHPADTEALLRALDKLKAAGNSLFVVEHEIDVIRHADWIVDVGPAAGEQGGHILYSGVPEGLREVKESLTRHYIYNNVNKKSIGPRTPKDWLKLEGITRNNLSDLNAAFPLGVLTSVTGVSGSGKSSLVSQVLVELVAEQLGLKIELTDDTEGDPLEQTEVQTLGGRIISGMKGIKRLVVVDQKPIGRTPRSNLATYTGLFDHVRKLFAATKAAKSRKFDAGQFSFNVAKGRCPHCEGEGMVMVELLFLPSVYTPCPTCGGTRYNPKTLEVKYKDKNIAEVLGLTVSEAATFFDEEPAISRALDVVVEVGLGYLRLGQPATELSGGEAQRIKLATELQRAQHGQTLYILDEPTTGLHPSDVERLLTQLNRLVDAGNTVILVEHDMDVIAASDWVIDIGPGAGDAGGRIVGEGRPADIVKNQQSRTAPYLAKHLL, via the coding sequence ATGGCTAAACCCAATAAAGACTTTCCTGGCTTCGTTAAGGTGCGTGGCGCACGTGAGCATAATCTTAAGAATGTCGATCTTGACATTCCACGTAATGCCTTAGTGGTATTTACCGGCATTTCCGGTTCGGGCAAATCTTCCCTGGCTTTCGGAACGCTATATGCCGAGGCGCAGCGGCGCTACCTCGAATCGGTTTCACCCTACGCCCGGCGTCTGTTCAATCAAATGGCTATCCCCGAGGTGGACGAAATTGAGGGACTGCCGCCTGCTGTTGCCTTGCAGCAACAGCGCGGGGCCGTTAGCACCCGCTCGTCGGTGGGTAGCGTCACCACCTTATCTAACTTACTGCGCATGCTGTATTCACGTGCCGGAGATTATCCTGATGGGCAGGGCATCATTTATGCAGAGTCTTTTTCGCCTAATACACCAGAAGGTGCCTGTACCGAATGCCATGGCTTAGGCCGTGTTTATGAGATCACCGAAAAGACGATGGTTCCCGATGATACGCTTACCATCCGTGAAAAAGCCATCGCTGCCTGGCCCTCGGCTTGGCAGGGGCAAAACCAGCGGGATATCCTGACCACTATGGGTTATGATATTGATGTGCCATGGAAGGACATCCCCAAAAAGGACCGGGAATGGATCCTGTTTACAGAAGAACAGCCCGTAGTACCGGTTTATTCCGGCTATTCGCACGAGGAGATCAAACGCTTTATAAGGAACAAACGTCAGCCGGATTACATGGGCACTTTTACCGGTGCCCGCCGGTATGTGCGACACACGTTTGCCAACTCCCAGAGCGCACTGATGAAGAAGCGTGTAAGCCAGTATATGATCAGCAGCGAATGCCCGCTTTGTAAGGGTAAGCGTCTGCGCCAGGAATCCTTATCGGTAAAGTTTGCGGGTTATGATATTGCCGAACTGTCACGGCTTGCACTGGATAAGCTGGCAACAATATTCGCACCTTATGGAACCGGCGAAGCCGCAGCATTAAAAAAGATCCAGTCAGTTTCTCCCGAAAAAGTTGAGGTAGCTAAACGCATAGCCGAAGACTTGGTTGCACGGCTGCAAGTAATGCTGGACCTGGGCTTGGGTTACCTAACCATTGAAAGAAGCACCCCAACCTTGTCTCCAGGTGAGTTACAACGACTGCGACTGGCAACACAGGTACGCTCCAATCTGTTCGGGGTAGTTTATGTTTTGGACGAACCTTCAGCCGGGCTTCACCCTGCGGATACCGAGGCTCTTTTACGGGCATTGGATAAACTGAAAGCTGCAGGTAATTCTTTGTTCGTAGTTGAACATGAGATCGATGTGATCCGCCATGCAGACTGGATAGTTGATGTTGGCCCGGCCGCGGGCGAGCAAGGCGGACATATCTTATATAGCGGAGTGCCCGAAGGTTTACGGGAGGTGAAAGAATCTCTAACCAGGCATTATATATATAATAACGTTAATAAGAAAAGTATTGGGCCAAGAACACCGAAAGACTGGCTGAAGCTGGAAGGCATCACCCGAAACAACCTCTCCGACTTGAACGCAGCCTTTCCATTAGGCGTATTAACGAGTGTGACCGGTGTATCCGGTTCAGGTAAAAGCAGCCTGGTAAGCCAGGTACTGGTAGAACTGGTAGCAGAACAGTTAGGCTTAAAAATTGAATTGACCGATGATACAGAGGGAGACCCGCTTGAACAAACAGAAGTACAGACGCTGGGCGGCCGGATCATTAGTGGAATGAAAGGCATTAAAAGGTTAGTGGTGGTGGACCAAAAGCCTATTGGCCGTACCCCGCGATCTAACCTGGCCACCTATACTGGCTTGTTCGACCATGTACGCAAATTATTTGCAGCTACAAAGGCGGCCAAATCCCGTAAGTTCGATGCAGGGCAATTTTCCTTTAACGTGGCCAAGGGCCGTTGTCCGCATTGCGAAGGGGAGGGGATGGTGATGGTTGAACTGTTGTTCCTGCCGAGTGTTTATACACCTTGTCCAACTTGCGGCGGTACCCGCTACAACCCCAAAACGCTGGAAGTAAAATATAAAGACAAGAATATTGCCGAGGTTTTGGGACTGACCGTTAGCGAGGCCGCAACCTTTTTTGATGAGGAGCCGGCTATCAGCAGGGCACTTGATGTAGTTGTTGAAGTTGGCTTGGGGTATCTGCGGCTGGGTCAGCCAGCTACCGAGCTGAGTGGTGGTGAGGCGCAGCGCATTAAACTGGCAACGGAACTACAGCGAGCCCAGCATGGCCAAACCCTTTACATCTTAGATGAACCTACCACTGGCCTGCATCCATCTGATGTGGAACGTTTGCTTACTCAGTTAAACCGGTTGGTTGATGCCGGAAATACGGTAATCCTGGTAGAGCATGATATGGACGTTATTGCAGCCAGTGATTGGGTGATCGATATTGGACCAGGTGCTGGTGATGCCGGTGGTCGTATTGTAGGGGAGGGCAGGCCAGCAGACATCGTTAAGAATCAGCAGAGCCGGACAGCGCCCTATCTTGCCAAACACTTACTTTAA
- a CDS encoding MarR family transcriptional regulator produces MEDLLKLENQICFPAYAFSRNLTNLYRPLLAELDITYPQYLVLMVLWEHKQQTVNQLGEKLYLDTGTLTPLLKRMEQKGIVSRIRSKQDERIVMISLTTSGIQLKERAKHIPLELLKCTNMSIDELLQLKALLNKVLSK; encoded by the coding sequence ATGGAAGATTTACTTAAACTCGAAAATCAGATCTGTTTTCCGGCATATGCGTTTTCAAGAAATCTGACCAATTTATACAGGCCCTTGCTGGCTGAGCTAGATATTACCTACCCACAATATCTGGTATTAATGGTACTATGGGAACATAAGCAGCAAACCGTAAATCAACTGGGCGAAAAGCTATACTTGGACACCGGAACGCTTACGCCGCTTTTAAAAAGGATGGAACAAAAGGGAATAGTAAGCAGGATTAGAAGTAAACAAGACGAGCGTATCGTTATGATCTCTTTGACCACCTCAGGTATTCAACTGAAAGAAAGAGCGAAGCACATCCCATTGGAGTTGCTTAAATGTACCAATATGTCTATCGATGAACTTCTGCAACTAAAAGCACTTTTAAATAAAGTTTTAAGTAAATAA
- a CDS encoding DoxX family membrane protein yields MHTSKTQNVARILLGAFLTFAGVSHLTFNRSEFLAQVPKWLPVNPDLTVILSGIVEISLGLALIFMVKNKKWVGIIAAVFFVLIFPGNISQYINKVDAFGLDTDKARLIRLFFQPVLILWALWSTNALKKKN; encoded by the coding sequence ATGCATACCTCCAAAACTCAAAATGTTGCCCGGATCTTACTGGGTGCTTTTCTAACCTTCGCCGGTGTAAGCCATCTTACTTTCAACCGCTCTGAATTTTTAGCACAGGTGCCCAAATGGCTTCCTGTTAATCCAGATCTGACCGTTATCCTATCAGGAATAGTAGAAATTAGTTTGGGCCTGGCGCTCATTTTTATGGTTAAAAACAAAAAATGGGTGGGCATAATTGCCGCCGTGTTCTTTGTGCTGATCTTCCCGGGCAACATTTCACAGTACATTAATAAAGTTGATGCATTTGGCCTTGATACCGATAAGGCAAGGTTAATACGATTGTTTTTTCAGCCTGTCCTTATCCTGTGGGCGCTTTGGAGTACCAATGCGCTCAAAAAGAAAAATTAA
- a CDS encoding type 1 glutamine amidotransferase domain-containing protein, whose translation MKILFVVTSHDELGNTGHKTGFWVEEFAAPYYKFTDAGYEVVVATPKGGQAPIDPNSEAPSAQTDATKRYYDDAKVQDVIAHTHKLTDVNASDFDAVFYPGGHGPLWDLANDPRSAQLILDFYNSGKLVGAVCHAPGAFKNVKFDNGESFVKGKKVTGFSNTEEAAVKLTDVVPFLVETELQNLGANYSKVDDWGIYVVEDGLLITGQNPASSESVAEKMITRLK comes from the coding sequence ATGAAAATTTTATTTGTAGTTACCTCACACGATGAATTGGGCAATACAGGCCACAAAACAGGTTTTTGGGTTGAAGAATTTGCCGCGCCATATTATAAGTTTACTGATGCAGGTTACGAGGTAGTAGTTGCCACACCTAAAGGCGGGCAGGCACCTATTGACCCTAACAGCGAAGCACCCTCAGCACAAACCGATGCTACTAAACGCTATTATGATGATGCCAAAGTGCAGGATGTTATTGCCCACACCCACAAGCTTACTGATGTGAACGCGTCTGATTTTGATGCCGTTTTTTATCCAGGCGGCCACGGTCCGCTTTGGGATCTGGCTAACGACCCAAGATCAGCACAACTGATTTTGGATTTTTACAATAGCGGCAAATTAGTAGGCGCGGTTTGCCATGCGCCGGGCGCGTTCAAGAACGTAAAGTTTGACAATGGCGAATCGTTTGTAAAAGGCAAAAAAGTAACCGGATTTTCAAACACAGAAGAAGCTGCGGTTAAATTAACCGATGTGGTGCCCTTTTTAGTTGAAACTGAACTGCAAAATTTAGGCGCTAACTATAGCAAGGTTGATGACTGGGGCATATATGTGGTTGAAGACGGTTTATTGATTACCGGGCAAAATCCGGCCTCGTCTGAAAGTGTTGCCGAAAAAATGATCACCCGTTTAAAATAA
- a CDS encoding organic hydroperoxide resistance protein, with the protein MKTLYTADATATGGRNGHVKSSNGVLDLEVRMPKALGGANDDYTNPEQLFAAGYAACFDSALNLVIKQEKVSTGGTTVTAKVSIGQNDAGGFGLAVELDVNIKDIDLDKANELVTKAHQVCPYSNATRGNIEVKLAVTNI; encoded by the coding sequence ATGAAAACGTTATATACCGCGGATGCAACCGCTACCGGAGGCCGTAATGGCCATGTAAAAAGCAGTAACGGCGTATTAGACCTGGAGGTTAGAATGCCTAAAGCACTTGGCGGCGCCAATGATGACTATACTAATCCCGAACAATTGTTCGCTGCAGGTTATGCCGCCTGTTTTGATAGTGCATTGAATTTGGTGATCAAACAGGAGAAGGTTTCCACAGGTGGCACCACCGTAACCGCTAAAGTAAGTATAGGGCAAAATGATGCCGGAGGTTTCGGTTTAGCTGTTGAACTAGATGTAAACATTAAGGATATCGATCTGGACAAGGCGAATGAATTGGTAACCAAAGCACATCAGGTGTGCCCATACTCAAATGCCACCCGTGGTAATATCGAGGTAAAATTAGCGGTTACCAATATTTAA
- a CDS encoding NAD(P)H-dependent oxidoreductase: MSLIEDLKWRYATKKYDPSKKVSQEDIDKIVEAARLAPTSSGLQQFRVLVVSSQEIKEKLAPSSLNQEAMVDCSHVLVFAAWDRYTAERIDTIYDRITDERGLPRGRFNSYTDKIKNIYLNETPEENFVHTARQSYIGFSMAIAQAAELKIDSTPAEGFDNALVDELLDLKSLGLKSVTLLYLGYRDETDWLAPMKKVRNPVEEFVIEYK, translated from the coding sequence ATGTCATTAATAGAAGATTTAAAGTGGCGATATGCCACTAAGAAATACGATCCTAGTAAAAAAGTAAGCCAGGAAGATATAGACAAAATTGTAGAAGCCGCACGGTTGGCACCTACTTCTTCGGGCTTGCAGCAGTTTCGGGTGCTGGTAGTTTCAAGCCAGGAGATCAAGGAAAAACTTGCGCCAAGTTCGCTTAACCAAGAGGCAATGGTAGATTGTTCGCATGTGCTGGTTTTTGCTGCCTGGGATAGGTATACCGCTGAGCGTATAGATACTATTTACGATCGCATTACCGACGAAAGAGGGCTGCCGCGTGGAAGATTTAACAGCTATACAGATAAGATCAAAAATATTTATCTGAACGAAACTCCGGAGGAGAACTTTGTGCACACTGCCCGGCAGTCATACATCGGGTTTTCAATGGCCATTGCGCAAGCTGCCGAACTAAAGATTGACAGCACTCCTGCAGAAGGTTTTGACAATGCCCTGGTTGATGAATTGCTTGACCTTAAATCGTTAGGGTTAAAAAGTGTAACCTTATTATATTTAGGATACCGTGATGAAACGGATTGGTTAGCACCGATGAAAAAAGTACGCAATCCGGTTGAAGAATTTGTCATCGAGTACAAGTGA
- a CDS encoding NAD(P)H-binding protein, with translation MKITTTGSLGNVAQPLVRKLIAAGHEVTVISTKDDRTSEIEALGAKAAVGSISDELFLTEAFKGADAVYTMMPPSMGPGNMIENIAKAGQAYANAIKAAGVTRVVMLSSVGADAAQGTGPVQGVHRVERILQGLDGVNVTILRSGFFFINFLRDIPLIKSQGIFGNNYDGDDQLALTHPEDLSTALADELQAKGNGFEVKYVVSDVSTGAEIARVFGQAIGKPEMVWTNIPDEQLKQGMLAGGLPEELVGLIVEMGQGVRAGIITRDFFASGANVTGQIKLEKFAEEFKAAYLRN, from the coding sequence ATGAAAATTACAACCACAGGGTCATTAGGAAATGTAGCTCAACCATTAGTAAGAAAGCTGATCGCAGCCGGACACGAAGTAACCGTGATCAGCACCAAAGATGATCGTACAAGCGAAATTGAGGCTTTGGGGGCAAAGGCTGCGGTCGGCTCTATAAGCGATGAACTATTTTTGACTGAGGCCTTTAAAGGTGCAGACGCCGTATATACCATGATGCCGCCATCAATGGGGCCGGGTAACATGATAGAGAACATAGCTAAAGCGGGGCAGGCTTATGCAAATGCTATTAAAGCGGCAGGCGTAACGCGCGTGGTTATGCTGAGCAGCGTTGGCGCAGACGCTGCTCAGGGTACCGGCCCGGTACAAGGTGTACACCGTGTAGAGAGGATATTACAGGGTTTAGACGGCGTAAATGTAACTATTTTGAGGTCAGGATTTTTCTTCATTAACTTTTTGAGAGATATACCTTTGATCAAAAGCCAGGGCATCTTCGGTAACAATTATGACGGTGACGACCAGCTAGCCCTTACACATCCAGAGGATCTTTCGACAGCCCTTGCGGATGAGTTACAAGCTAAAGGAAACGGCTTTGAAGTGAAGTACGTGGTAAGTGATGTTTCGACGGGAGCAGAGATAGCACGAGTATTTGGTCAGGCTATCGGAAAACCTGAAATGGTTTGGACAAATATTCCTGATGAACAACTAAAACAGGGCATGCTTGCCGGAGGATTACCCGAGGAACTAGTGGGGCTAATTGTTGAAATGGGACAAGGTGTAAGGGCAGGTATAATCACCAGAGACTTTTTTGCCAGCGGTGCTAATGTGACCGGGCAGATCAAACTGGAAAAGTTTGCTGAAGAGTTCAAAGCTGCGTATTTACGCAATTAA
- a CDS encoding alkene reductase, producing the protein MKKLFKPYNKGALQLKNHVVMAPMTRSRAINNIPNQLMATYYKQRSGAGLIVTEGTSPSPEGLGYPRIPGIFNDAQVEGWKLVTEAVHEGGSKIFLQLMHTGRIAHSSNLPEGHHVVGLSTVKATGEIYTDTGMLEYSAPTALDKEGIGRIINDHVKAAENAIAAGFDGVELHGAHGYLLEQSLNPHINNRTDNYSGSTENRSRLTLEIVQKIVASIGADKVGLRISPFLTSNDMPAYEEAEVHETYVHLARKVNQLGIAYLHISNNPGIPEKTHQDIRKSFANTIIYCNGFTAETAEAKLQEESADLVAFGRSFLANPDFMRRIEKNAPLNEPDYNTLYTPGEEGYTDYPELN; encoded by the coding sequence ATGAAAAAGTTATTCAAGCCTTATAACAAAGGCGCCTTACAATTAAAGAACCATGTGGTGATGGCACCCATGACCCGTAGCCGTGCCATCAATAACATTCCCAATCAATTAATGGCTACTTACTATAAGCAGCGGTCTGGTGCCGGACTTATAGTTACTGAAGGTACATCACCCAGCCCCGAGGGTTTAGGCTATCCCCGCATTCCGGGAATTTTTAACGATGCCCAGGTGGAAGGTTGGAAACTGGTGACCGAAGCCGTGCACGAAGGCGGTTCTAAAATATTTTTGCAACTGATGCATACCGGCAGAATAGCTCATAGCTCTAATTTGCCAGAGGGACATCATGTGGTGGGTTTGTCAACGGTTAAAGCAACAGGCGAAATTTATACCGATACCGGTATGTTGGAGTACTCCGCCCCAACAGCCCTGGATAAAGAAGGTATTGGCCGTATAATAAACGACCATGTGAAAGCAGCTGAAAATGCCATAGCGGCAGGTTTTGATGGTGTGGAATTACACGGCGCGCATGGCTATCTATTGGAGCAATCTTTAAATCCGCACATCAATAACCGGACGGATAATTATAGCGGATCCACAGAGAACCGCAGCCGCCTTACATTGGAGATTGTACAAAAAATAGTAGCTTCTATTGGAGCAGATAAGGTCGGGCTGCGCATATCACCGTTTTTAACATCCAACGATATGCCTGCCTATGAAGAAGCCGAAGTACATGAAACTTACGTTCACCTAGCCCGGAAAGTAAACCAGTTGGGCATCGCATACCTGCACATTTCAAATAATCCAGGCATTCCGGAAAAAACACATCAGGATATCCGTAAGTCCTTCGCCAATACTATTATCTATTGCAATGGATTTACGGCAGAAACTGCTGAAGCCAAATTACAGGAAGAATCAGCAGATCTGGTCGCTTTTGGCAGAAGCTTTTTGGCCAATCCTGATTTTATGAGGAGGATCGAGAAAAACGCCCCCCTAAATGAGCCGGATTATAATACACTTTATACTCCCGGCGAAGAAGGCTACACGGATTATCCCGAATTAAATTAA